From the genome of Sander lucioperca isolate FBNREF2018 chromosome 1, SLUC_FBN_1.2, whole genome shotgun sequence, one region includes:
- the slc25a5 gene encoding ADP/ATP translocase 2, which produces MSETAISFAKDFLAGGIAAAISKTAVAPIERVKLLLQVQHASKQITAATQYKGIMDCVVRIPKEQGFLSFWRGNLANVIRYFPTQALNFAFKDKYKKIFLDGVDKRTQFWRYFAGNLASGGAAGATSLCFVYPLDFARTRLAADVGKSGQGREFKGLGDCLVKIFRSDGLKGLYQGFNVSVQGIIIYRAAYFGVYDTAKGMLPDPKNTHIFISWMIAQTVTACAGFVSYPFDTVRRRMMMQSGRKGADIMYTGTIDCWKKIARDEGPKAFFKGAWSNVLRGMGGAFVLVLYDELKKVL; this is translated from the exons ATGAGTGAGACAGCTATTTCCTTCGCCAAGGACTTCTTGGCTGGTGGCATCGCCGCTGCCATCTCCAAAACAGCTGTAGCCCCCATCGAGAGAGTCAAGCTTCTTCTCCAG GTACAACATGCCAGCAAACAGATTACAGCTGCCACACAGTACAAGGGCATTATGGACTGTGTCGTCCGAATCCCCAAAGAGCAGGGCTTCCTCTCATTCTGGAGAGGGAACCTCGCCAACGTCATCCGATACTTCCCCACTCAGGCCCTCAACTTTGCTTTCAAGGATAAGTACAAGAAGATTTTTCTTGATGGCGTGGACAAGCGCACACAGTTCTGGAGATACTTTGCGGGTAACCTAGCATCTGGTGGCGCCGCCGGAGCCACTTCCCTCTGTTTTGTCTACCCCCTCGACTTCGCCAGAACACGTCTGGCTGCTGATGTCGGCAAATCCGGACAGGGGCGTGAGTTCAAAGGCCTGGGAGACTGTTTGGTGAAGATCTTCAGGTCTGATGGCCTCAAGGGTCTGTACCAGGGCTTCAACGTGTCAGTACAGGGCATCATCATCTACAGAGCCGCTTACTTTGGCGTCTACGACACGGCAAAGG GCATGCTTCCAGACCCcaagaacacacacatttttataaGCTGGATGATTGCTCAGACTGTGACTGCGTGTGCTGGTTTTGTGTCCTATCCCTTCGACACTGTCCGTCGTCGTATGATGATGCAGTCTGGACGCAAAGGAG ccgACATCATGTACACTGGCACCATTGACTGCTGGAAGAAGATTGCACGTGACGAGGGCCCCAAGGCCTTCTTCAAGGGAGCCTGGTCTAATGTGCTCAGAGGCATGGGTGGCGCCTTTGTGCTTGTCTTGTATGATGAGCTTAAGAAAGTCCTCTaa